GAGTTCTCTGGGAGTGTacataaaaaaggaattattttaaatgaaactgtTTCACTGTtaaggatttaaaagaaaaagtaaaaaaaaaaacccattcattatgaaattctttatttcactGCATTGTCATCTAAAATTACAAGAATATAAGCAAATATCATCCAATGTCAGAAGAGAGTCAGGGTGGTCATCTTCAGTAGTGACACGTTAGTAGTATCATGGAAATGttcaattcattaaaaagaatagtCAAGTTTCATTTGAGTAATAATTAAGATCAACTTTGTGTATATCATTAAACCTTCATTTGGCTTATACAATTCCATTTTCTCCAACTGGAAGTTGTGTAGGATCCAGCCCTACTTTCTTCATTGATACGGCAATATCAAACAAATAGTCGTAACACTCACACCtataaagaaaaggcaaagatCTGAAGGTCTCAGAGAAACAGAGTTCTCCAATCCTATCAATCAAATTTCTCCTGTCCATCAAGACAACTTTGTTCCtcgtgcatttttttttctcacttccagGCCAAATTCTTCTCATTTTGCCTCCAGCATTAAAACATAGAAAGAATCATACTGAACCATGCAATCATATTACATGCTtctcaggaaataaaaaatatactacttagataaattaaattttttttgccaCGTGTCCCTTTTTGAAATTAGTGAAGCAAATCATTATATAACTTAGGTTAACTTTATTCTTCCTTCTAGCCCTAAACTTGGAGAATGAGATCTgtgtttccttctttgtcaagTGCATAGCACCTTGCCAAATACTAGCttgtccaataaatatttaataaatgaatacacaATTCAAGTCAGGTGTCTAGAAAtagtaagcttttaaaatttaaacctaTTTGACCAATAACACACAACCAAAAATCATACTtcctttaaaatcataaaacagactTCATTCCCTTTCATATTTAGAGTATGTGACTTGTCGTCCCAAGTATCCTATGTTTGATACTTACATGGTTTTAGCCTTCTCCCAGGTTTCTCCCCAGACATACACCCCATGACGCCTGACCAGGACCGCGCAGGAGTCTGGGTATTCATTTATCGCACGAGCCATTCGTTCTTTGAGGTCTTTCTCCTCAGGTGTATTCTCAATAATTGGTACCACTAACATATCATCATACCTATGGGGCAAAACAAGcaattttttctccattaaaacaaataaaggtATACATATgcaaagtttataattttttttcaagtaaacaGACATTCTCTTTATATCTGAAAGCCACTCCAAATTATGGACAAGATGTTGCATGTTACTCTGTATATCTTGCATAAACAGCTGTATCAAAAGACGCCTTGGGAATTTGGCAGGTATTATTCCAATTCTAAGTATAAGTGGCAGAAATTTGTATAGGATACCAAAACCTAACAAAGAAATTATCAAGATCATACAAGTATTTCCTTGAAGCAATGACAATCCTAATATTTTCAATAGGAGAGGAGAAATGATAGATCCAAGAACCAAAAGCATAGAAAGGATTAACAATTTAACTACTTATTAAGTATGAATTTCCCCAAAGCTACAAAATCATTTTATCTCTGCAAGACCCCAAAGTGTctcaggcaaaaataaataaataaataaatacaggtgTAGTTTGTGGCATTGGGATAGCAAGAACCTTCTGGAAATAACTATTAAAAGTATGGCATTTTCAGAACATTCTCAAGTTTATGGCATTAGAACTTATTTTGTTTCCACCTTGTTTTCAGGAaatacatgtgataaaattggCATAtgcatttcctttctgtttgtttaAGAATATCTAAGTGAGTAACTTAGTTACTGGTAAAATTAAGTCCATCTTTGAAGTTGTTTATACCCAGTCAAACTCGGACATGTTTTCCCTTTTACATGAATTTCTCTTGCCTCTTTAATGCAACATGTGCTTTTTTCACTACCTCTGTAATGGccaaacttaataaaaaaaaaggtctacATAGAGTTTTATCAAAAGTTGCAACTTTAGGACAGGTATAGGTTAAGTAGCTGTCATATGATAAATAACTTGGCCAACTACTGTCGTTAACAGTAtggagattttatttcatttaagtaaaacagaggtaattaaaaaaaattcttaaatatggATATGAACTGCTAATCCCAAATCTTTCCTAATATTGGCCAAGAGAATCACAAACATATGTTTTCCTTGGGTCTATACTGAATAATCAGATATCTTTTCGGGGATAAAATCATATCGCAGAAAATAAGACCTGCAATCCAATCCAAACCACCCACTTTACAGAGAGAACACTGATCCTTCTGAGTTGAATGAGGAACAGAGCCAGGATGGTCCTTTGATCATTACACGGTGAACTTTTCACACCACCATAGGTGTACTGCTGCCAGAAGCGAGGACAACTACACTTATATATGGGAACCTCCCCTGAGAATTAGGTATGTatttgaaagttttgtttttcaagatggACTGAAAAAAAGAACTAGCTCTGTGCCCTGAGTGGTGATAATGACCCTGTTACTTATTTCCCAGCCAGGCTCAAATAGAATTGCAAAGGGTATCTCAAAAAAGTTTGTATTCTTAAAATTCTGAAACATTTAGACTAATCTATGAAATGTGTATGTTATGGTGCATAAACAATGGCATGTTTTCCTTCATGACGTTCTTTTCCTCACAGAATTCTAAAGGCGGTGGAATTCTACTGTGCTGTTCCTCTTAGGCACCCTTTCATACCTCCTTCTgacctacttttctttctttaccaaAGCCATCAAATGCTGAGGACGTAAATAGCACACATAATGCTTCCTTCGAGACCCGGAATGGAAAGGCAATCTGGGGTTATACTTTCTTTAGTATGTACACTTTCATAATCTAAACATTTAACTTTTGTAAATAGGTATTCGACAGTGCTAAGGAATGCTGTAGGCATACaataaatattaaccaaaatCAAACCATATTAAGTTCTCGGCATACTAGTTTAAACTTGTACATTCTGCTACGTGGAGTAACAATAAGATATTGCTGTTAGAACACTTTAGAAAAACTGGCACCCATTTCCTCTAAGCAAGATAAGGCTCTTTAGCAAATTAAAAAGCTCAGAAGAGTGCCAATACATTTAAGTGAACTACTTAGCTTGTACTTGAGCACTGAGGACACATTTCTTCCCATTCCTATATTCTAGATTGGTGAATAATTGTTACATTTTGGTGGACTGGtggatttatttgattttatctaGAAGGTTCCATACCATCTATGTCACTTTCCAtactgaaaaattataaaaatatagagatCTACCTAATTGAAATAATTGTACGActtgaataaatatgaaaatattctagaaatactaaattaaacaaaatgaagcagaaacTTCAGTCAGGGCTGAAGCTTCATGGATACCAAGTGAAGGTGAGGAGATCTTGCTCTCTGGGTGCTTCCTTACAGAACATAATCTTTCCGTCTCTATAGAAAGCTCAGCCAAGGGTTTTTCACTGTACTCtgacaaatatttcattattcatgTTGCTAATAATTTACCAAGGTTGGGGTTGGGACTGgggtaggggaggaggaggagaggcatcTGATTTGTGTCACTGAGAAGAAGagatatatataatactataatagTAAGTGGGCTACTATTTAACGTAGATTCCACAATATCTCATTAAAGGCATGAAAAGATCAATAGCCTCTTtatcaaaagatataaaaatactttaCAAATTACTTaagcaaaagtagaaaaaaatacctataatACCCTCCCGAAGTACATTTCCTTATTCCTTTGATCATCTCTTGATGTGTAATTTTAAACTCTCGTCCTGGAAAGAGAAGGGTGGCCATGACAGCAGCTTTAGAGTGAGTATGAATCACTGCACC
This is a stretch of genomic DNA from Canis aureus isolate CA01 chromosome 21, VMU_Caureus_v.1.0, whole genome shotgun sequence. It encodes these proteins:
- the APIP gene encoding methylthioribulose-1-phosphate dehydratase — translated: MSGRHAAEGDRGSRGCGAQDKEHPRYLIPELCKQFYHLGWVTGTGGGISLKHGDEIYIAPSGVQKERIQPEDMFVCDINEQDISGPPPSKNLKKSQCTPLFMNAYTMRGAGAVIHTHSKAAVMATLLFPGREFKITHQEMIKGIRKCTSGGYYRYDDMLVVPIIENTPEEKDLKERMARAINEYPDSCAVLVRRHGVYVWGETWEKAKTMCECYDYLFDIAVSMKKVGLDPTQLPVGENGIV